ccctgagactgtcacccccccctgagactgtcacccccccctgagactgtcacccccccctgagactgtcacccccccctgagactgtcacccccccctgagactgtcacccccccctgagactgtcacccccccctgagactgtcacccccccctgagactgtcacccccccctgagactgtcacccccccctgagactgtcacccccccctgagactgtcacccccccctgagactgtcacccccccctgagactgtcacccccccctgagactgtcacccccccctgagactgtcacccccccctgagactgtcacccccccctgagactgtcacccccccctgagactgtcaccccccctgagactgtcacccccccctgagactgtcacccccccctgagactgtcacccccccctgagactgtcacccccccctgagactgtcacccccccctgagactgtcacccccccctgagactgtcacccccccctgagactgtcacccccccctgagactgtcacccccccctgagactgtcacccccccctgagactgtcacccccccctgagactgtcacccccccctgagactgtcaccccccccctgagactgtcaccccccccctgagactgtcacccccccccctgagactgtcacccccccccctgagactgtcaccccccccctgagactgtcacccccccctgagactgtcacccccccctgagactgtcacccccccctgagactgtcacccccccctgagactgtcacccccccctgagactgtcacccccccctgagactgtcacccccccctgagactgtcacccccccctgagactgtcacccccccctgagactgtcacccccccctgagactgtcacccccccctgagactgtcacccccccctgagactgtcacccccccctgagactgtcacccccccctgagactgtcacccccccctgagactgtcacccccccctgagactgtcaccccccctgagactgtcacccccccctgagactgtcacccccccctgagactgtcaccccccccgagactgtcaccccccccccctgagactgtcaccccccccccctgagactgtcaccccccccccccctgagactgtcacccccccccccccctgagactgtcaccccccccccccctgagactgtcaccccccccccctgagactgtcaccccccccccctgagactgtcaccccccccccctgagactgtcaccccccccccctgagactgtcaccccccacCCTGAGACTGTCAccacccccccctgagactgtcaccaccccccctgagactgtcacccccccccccctttcttagaACTCCCTGCTCTTGACCCGTCACCCCCTCTTGCCCCGTCACCTCCTCCCCTCTCACATCGTCATGAAGAATTATCGGAATTCGTTTTCCTTGACCAAATACACACCCTGGTTAAGAAAGTTTAAGTCTTGCACATGGAATGTAGTGGCTGTTGAGAAGAAGGGCTATGCATCGCCTGAAACTTTGTTTTATCAGGACAATAGCTCTGCATTGCAGGAATTTTGCTGAAAGAAACCTGCGAAGAGGCCCGATGTCAATatatatgctaaagaattttggaGGAACAGATGAAGTAGGTGATGCATCAGGAAGGGGAAGGTGTCCCATTTCCATTGCAGTTGTTGAAGTTGCTTTTAGCTATGGCCAACCATGCAGCAGATGCCTCAAATTGCGCAGAAATTgctagatttgtcacagaaatcccTCTCTCCCCTGGTTCAGAGTTCAGAAGTTTTTTGGCAAATTTTAGACTGGTTTCTCTATAAGAATTGGAATGTGCTCCAAAAGAAGCCCCAAGATAGCTACAGTGCACTGACTTTGCTCTTCGTTTTTTGCCATGAATAGAAATGGTTGACATGTGGCTCAGGAATATTAGTTGGAGggacaaggcacattttactgCGTACATGGGTTTCTCTTCTACCATAAGTTGTGTAGGAATACCACACTCACATTATGCATCCGTGTAGTATGGTTTCACAAGTGCCTTCATTCTCAGTACGTGTTTGTTCGAGATGCACCTCACAGGCCTGTTAAATGCACAGTGACATCTGCACTTCATAGGTACCTTGTTATGCAACACATTATTCCAGCATTTCAAGAACACAGCAGTGTCTGCACCATCATTTTCATTCAAGAGTGGGGTGACACCACATGCCAGTTACCAAGTGATAGACACATTTTGCAAAACCTTCAGGATTGGTCACATTTTTTAAGATGTGCGGCTTTCGCACAGTTTGACGTTCAGTAAATTTAGAATAAAGGCACTGACATCTCGCAGACATACTATACAAGTTCTGTGATTATCATTCAGCAGGTGTCTTTTATCAGCAGTTCATGTTTGTTCTGATTATTGCTATGTAATAATTGTGACTTCTGTTAGtgtcttgtaatcaaattgcacAATATTggagtgtgtgtgtgatgtccatctcACCATTCAAAACTACCAGAAAAGACTTATTATTCTCCATGAGTTGTGAGAGTAAGTGAACCATACTTAAACATACATTTTGCACAAATGATAGATAAAATTCTAGATGACAGTCATATTCATCAAGATTACCTGATAGAAACTGGTGGTACAAATTCAGAACGCAAActggatgatgatgacgacgacgacgacgacgacgacgacagagaTCATAGTCATATCACCATGATTACAGCTTTTATGGTCAGGGAAACTCTTCAAAATGGAGAAATGTACAACCACCAAACAATGTTGGTATAAGACAGTATAACGTTGCTCTTGTGGATTCCTGGCCTGTGAATTAGTGGTAAAGCATTGGATAGGACTCCAGACGTTCATCAAGTAAACGGGTGTACTTTCCACTAAAGATATTTTAGATGAGATTTAACAATGATAAATCAAAATTTTGATAATATAAAAACATTTAAAAGAGTAGATCTTTTGTGCATGATATTGATGTTTCTGATATAAAAGCTTTTATAGGTGTTGTATTCACAGCAGTCTGCAAATGTAGCATTAAATACATTGACAATCCTTTCGTAGTAGGTGGAATTAGATGTAATATTTTTCACAGTACTGTAAGAAACGGTTTCTGTTCAAAACTGCAGCGCCTTAATGTGGGACTTgagagaaggaaagaaaggaaaaaagatagGTTCGAATGAAATAAAGGCAACTGCCAAAGTGTCGAACTTTTTCACAGATCTACTGCAAACCGTCAACAATGTTACTGTCCAGGCTGTACTACATGTGTTGATAAAATGGTTGTGCATTTCTGTGACCACTGTATGATAAGTTTATGGGTGTACTTGCCAAGAAAACTGCTGAAGTGGAGGGTAAATATTAGGTGTATGACAGACACCAGGACCCAGTACTTACATGTCTATTTGCTGACTTGTAAAAAAATTGGTAATTAACATCCAAATTTATTTATCCTTCAAGTTTTCTGGACTTTCTGTTTCTTATTCTTGGTTGTTTATGAAAGACTGGCACAGCACAAGAATGATAATTAAGTTTTATCTCTGGAACCTTAAGAAGCATAGGGGAGTACTTATTTGGAACGTTATTTGCATTTTTCCCCTTGTTCCTTATCAATATTCAGCTGCTTCGTTTCCATCTGTATGAAAATACATGTTGTAACTAgttgaatgaaaaaaatttaagaCGATATTTAGTGATTCATTTGTTAACATATGAAATCTGACAAACACAATGTCAATTCAGTTACAAAATCGAATTATACCAGTTAAGATTTTAAAAACACTCGAAATTTGCTATATACCATGCCAAGGAAAGCTATATCTATATCCAAGACAATGCAACGTAGTCAGaaactacttccagaatagaaggaAAAACACTGGAGCATGCATGCCCTCACAAGTTAGCAATCTTCAGTTCCCAACATGATGCACATAATGTGATGCTGAATGGTGTCACATTTCCATTCTGTGGGAAAAATTGCGTGCAGATTGATGGGACCTGAATACTACAGGGCCATCATTGACAGTCAGTAGAGTATGTTAGCCTGCACTGTGTCTGATGGGTGATGATGTGGCCATTGATATGCATGTCTGATTCAGTAAGGGTTGTTCTCGAATACCACATGACCAGATGTTGGGAAGATGTACATATACGACTATTAATGAAGCaatagaaatgaattaaaattcctgCTGcagctgggactcaaacccgggtttTCTTGCTTGCTAGGTAGAAATGCTAACTGTTACACCACCACAGCAGTATGGTTAACATTTCTGCCTGAACTACCAaagttgagtgccctccccaacacaaacttcaaatcATATCTTTTCCTCACTTTCCCTTACATTATCACTATTGCCAGGTAGATAAAGGAGGGACTTGAATGTCTCGGGGAAAATGTAATTATAAGATGCACATATGTTTCAAAATGACTATCTGTAAGTATACTGGCTAATTTATAACAGTTTCCATCCTTCCAGACAGTATTTCCATTTGCTCAAGGCTTCACATAAGCTGCAGTGCCAAAACCACAGTCATAGACTgaaagtatctgtaaatgtgtgtcATTCAAATTCATTCatctctatgcaatttctgttttaaattttttaatgatgacattgtttattgttatgaACAATCATTACCCACCTGATTGACAACTATACTAGATATCCAGTAAAGATATTGGTGCTTGCACTACTTCTTGACTCATTAGGAATCAAATGGCAAAAATTCTGTCTTATTTGGAGAAATAAATTACCTGTTGGTGGTTGTACCAATTTCTTTCCAAAGGTGTTTCCAAAACAAAGGTACTTGCAGAGCTGTTATGATGGAAGAGGAACACTAAAAGAATTGTAACAATTGAAACTTAATTATTTTAAGTATGCAAAAATTCCAAATAAAATTATCAGTGATTATTATTGAATTTTCTCTGGTTATTTTCTTTTTACCCACCTTTACTTCATCAGTTCTTTCTTTCTGGTAGAACATTATAATTTTAAATCGCTAACATTTACTCAGTTTGTAATTTTGTATGCTCGTATGTCTATGACTTGTGGCCTATAGTCCTGGAGGTCTGGACACTGAAATATAGTTTCTATGCCTTGTATATATCAATATTTAAGATTCTCCTCTTCATTCCTCAGATTGATTCAAATTACTGGTGGGAGCTGTGGCATTTCGTTTGAAGAAACTGTTCACCATGGACTGGTCAAGAATGAactggagagagacagagagaagtcAACACACGAGTGTGGTACTCATACACAGGAATTAACCATGGATGAGGATTGCTCGCTTAGCACCAGATTTGAATGTAGTATGAGGGAACAGGAATTCAATGTGTTTATTTGTGATGTCTGCCTACTGTGCTTTACTTCAAAATATAGACTCAGAAAGCATGTGGTCATGCACATTGATGGCATGCAACCTCCTACGTAtgtttgtaaatcctgtggtgaGGTATTTCACAGTAATGTTAGCTTGAAAAAACATTTGAGAATGGGTGAGAATTGTCGAGTCCTAACAGCTGGCAATCATGAGAAATATGGCTGTAGTGAAGAACACGAGAACAGTAGCCTCTCAGACAGTGAGCCAGTAGGTTCTCTCACAGAACACACTGAGCAATCTTCAGATAAGGAATCTTCAAAAGCTTCAAAAAAGTCCTTTAAAGACACACGTAAACCACGTAGGACACAGAAGCTGAGTGGTCATGGAACTTTATCTACAGCTGGTGCCCATGGTGTTAGACTTACCACAAAGAGACCCCACAAATGTAATATTTGTGGCAAGTTGTTTG
This DNA window, taken from Schistocerca serialis cubense isolate TAMUIC-IGC-003099 chromosome 11, iqSchSeri2.2, whole genome shotgun sequence, encodes the following:
- the LOC126427336 gene encoding zinc finger protein 99-like isoform X3, whose amino-acid sequence is MWMALIFILIQITGGSCGISFEETVHHGLVKNELERDREKSTHECGTHTQELTMDEDCSLSTRFECSMREQEFNVFICDVCLLCFTSKYRLRKHVVMHIDGMQPPTYVCKSCGEVFHSNVSLKKHLRMGENCRVLTAGNHEKYGCSEEHENSSLSDSEPVGSLTEHTEQSSDKESSKASKKSFKDTRKPRRTQKLSGHGTLSTAGAHGVRLTTKRPHKCNICGKLFAVRSNLKRHSLIHTGLKPYNCDICGKSFTELGTLKRHELIHTGLKPYKCDICGKSFARSCSLKQHSFKHTGDRPHECDICGKCFALTGDLKRHAFLHTGLRPHECGICGKSFAMSCDLKKHAFLHTGERPYECDVCGKSFARSVDLKAHSLLHTGKKSHTCDICGKSFSRPGYLQRHVLTHTGKKSHG
- the LOC126427336 gene encoding zinc finger protein ZFP2-like isoform X2, with translation MSGGITSFWQPSTNISPAVMSRLIQITGGSCGISFEETVHHGLVKNELERDREKSTHECGTHTQELTMDEDCSLSTRFECSMREQEFNVFICDVCLLCFTSKYRLRKHVVMHIDGMQPPTYVCKSCGEVFHSNVSLKKHLRMGENCRVLTAGNHEKYGCSEEHENSSLSDSEPVGSLTEHTEQSSDKESSKASKKSFKDTRKPRRTQKLSGHGTLSTAGAHGVRLTTKRPHKCNICGKLFAVRSNLKRHSLIHTGLKPYNCDICGKSFTELGTLKRHELIHTGLKPYKCDICGKSFARSCSLKQHSFKHTGDRPHECDICGKCFALTGDLKRHAFLHTGLRPHECGICGKSFAMSCDLKKHAFLHTGERPYECDVCGKSFARSVDLKAHSLLHTGKKSHTCDICGKSFSRPGYLQRHVLTHTGKKSHG